A single genomic interval of Rosistilla ulvae harbors:
- a CDS encoding RNA polymerase sigma factor — MPVSPSTALRYQQLDPDVRLMLRVRNDDATAFEELVHRYQNRLVQLLEHLAPRRDMAEDLAQDVFMRVYRARKSYEPGAKFSTWLFTIAGNVAKNSLRSASRRREVRATDAPRRNDTESDATLESLALAASGQMPARQIEGLERAEIVRMAIQELNERQRMALWLSRFEELSYAEIADVMKMTPQAVKSLLSRARVNLKEILEPYVNQGSNLATANKTEDPT; from the coding sequence TTGCCCGTTAGCCCATCGACCGCGTTGCGTTATCAACAATTGGACCCCGATGTCCGTTTGATGCTGCGCGTACGCAACGATGACGCCACCGCATTCGAAGAGTTAGTACACCGATATCAGAACCGTTTGGTGCAGTTGTTGGAACACTTGGCACCCCGCCGTGACATGGCCGAAGACTTGGCACAAGACGTTTTTATGCGAGTCTACCGAGCTCGCAAGAGTTACGAACCGGGAGCCAAGTTTTCCACTTGGCTGTTTACGATTGCGGGGAACGTCGCGAAAAACTCGCTTCGTTCGGCGAGTCGACGGCGCGAGGTTCGCGCCACCGACGCGCCACGCCGCAATGACACCGAAAGCGATGCGACGTTGGAATCGTTGGCGTTGGCTGCCAGCGGCCAAATGCCCGCTCGTCAGATCGAAGGCTTGGAAAGGGCCGAGATCGTTCGGATGGCGATTCAAGAATTAAACGAACGCCAACGGATGGCGCTATGGTTGAGCCGGTTCGAAGAACTGAGTTATGCGGAGATCGCCGACGTCATGAAGATGACTCCGCAAGCGGTCAAAAGTTTATTGTCGCGAGCGCGGGTGAACCTGAAAGAAATTCTGGAGCCCTATGTGAATCAGGGTTCCAATTTGGCGACCGCCAATAAAACCGAAGACCCCACGTAA
- a CDS encoding lysophospholipid acyltransferase family protein, whose product MKLTSGWIGGSFSLGTSIAVRAWMKTLRFQISYYDQSHDPVNASYTTPGIYIFWHEYIPFMFYLRGHNDVAMLLSQHRDAETLARATRFVGFGTIRGSTSRGGITALRKMFRQGKSMNLTMTPDGPRGPRRELAAGCVYLASRLQLPLIPLGLGYDRPWRIRRAWDRFAVPRPGSRARAIMGPGIRIPAKADRDDLETYRRQVEVVLNQLTVAAEQWAETGQAVGQPFVASRAPRGLQWMRNPSED is encoded by the coding sequence GTGAAACTGACTTCGGGATGGATTGGCGGTTCGTTCAGTTTGGGGACGTCGATCGCGGTTCGCGCGTGGATGAAAACGCTGCGGTTTCAGATCTCCTATTACGACCAAAGCCACGATCCGGTGAACGCTTCGTATACCACGCCGGGGATTTATATCTTCTGGCATGAATACATACCGTTCATGTTCTATCTGCGCGGACACAACGACGTGGCGATGTTGTTGAGCCAACACCGGGATGCGGAAACCCTGGCGCGGGCGACACGTTTTGTCGGCTTTGGCACAATTCGAGGGTCGACTTCGCGCGGTGGGATCACGGCGCTACGGAAGATGTTTCGGCAGGGCAAGTCGATGAATCTGACGATGACTCCCGACGGACCGCGCGGTCCGCGACGGGAGCTGGCCGCGGGCTGCGTTTATCTCGCGTCGCGTCTGCAATTGCCTTTGATTCCGCTGGGCCTTGGGTACGATCGGCCGTGGCGGATCCGACGGGCGTGGGATCGATTCGCGGTGCCGCGGCCGGGCAGCCGCGCCCGAGCGATCATGGGGCCGGGGATTCGGATACCGGCCAAAGCTGATCGAGATGACTTGGAAACCTACCGTCGACAGGTTGAAGTCGTCTTGAACCAATTGACGGTTGCCGCCGAACAATGGGCCGAAACCGGGCAAGCCGTCGGCCAACCGTTTGTCGCCTCGCGAGCGCCGCGCGGGTTGCAATGGATGCGCAATCCGTCGGAAGACTAG